The Arachis duranensis cultivar V14167 chromosome 2, aradu.V14167.gnm2.J7QH, whole genome shotgun sequence genome has a window encoding:
- the LOC107475687 gene encoding peroxidase P7-like, whose amino-acid sequence MASSHGNYYFSLILSVLVFAIVASSGLSQLTPDYYENSCPNALSTIKSVVNAAVKKERRMGASLLRLHFHDCFVNGCDGSILLDPTSTIESEKNALPNKNSVRGFEVVDEIKHAVDEACGNPIVSCADILAVAARDSVVALGGPTWDIRLGRRDSTTANPNGANTNLPAPFLDLPQLIKSFQDQGLDEKDLVALYGAHTIGSARCVTYRGHIYNDTNIDPKFANSLRYICPRDVGVGDDNLAPLDCTATKFDSQYYNDLINKKGLLHSDQEFFNGGPTDQLVKEYSYNSEAFFQDFANSMIKMGNIQPLTGEQGEIRANCRKVNNYY is encoded by the exons ATGGCATCATCACATGGGAATTATTATTTCTCATTAATTCTAAGTGTTTTGGTGTTTGCAATTGTTGCAAGCAGTGGCTTGTCACAACTAACACCAGATTACTATGAGAATTCATGCCCTAATGCTTTGAGTACCATCAAAAGTGTTGTGAACGCTGCCGTAAAGAAAGAACGCCGTATGGGTGCTTCTTTGCTTCGCTTGCACTTCCATGATTGCTTTGTTAAT GGTTGTGATGGTTCAATTCTTCTGGACCCCACATCCACCATTGAGAGTGAAAAGAATGCATTGCCTAATAAGAACTCTGTTAGAGGATTTGAAGTGGTGGATGAAATCAAGCATGCAGTGGACGAAGCTTGTGGAAACCCAATTGTTTCTTGTGCAGACATTTTGGCTGTTGCTGCTAGAGATTCTGTGGTTGCA TTAGGAGGTCCAACATGGGATATAAGACTAGGAAGAAGAGACTCCACCACAGCAAACCCTAACGGCGCAAACACGAACCTGCCGGCGCCATTTCTCGACCTCCCCCAACTAATCAAGAGCTTCCAAGACCAAGGGCTAGATGAGAAGGACCTAGTGGCTCTGTATGGAGCACACACCATAGGTTCAGCACGTTGTGTTACATATAGGGGCCATATTTACAATGACACAAACATTGATCCCAAATTTGCAAATTCTCTTAGGTACATTTGCCCTAGGGATGTTGGAGTAGGTGATGATAATCTTGCTCCTTTGGATTGTACGGCTACAAAATTTGATTCTCAATATTATAATGATCTGATCAACAAGAAGGGCCTTCTTCATTCTGATCAAGAATTCTTCAATGGTGGCCCCACGGATCAATTGGTTAAGGAGTATAGCTATAATTCCGAAGCTTTCTTTCAAGACTTTGCAAATTCTATGATTAAGATGGGAAATATTCAGCCACTAACTGGGGAACAAGGTGAAATTCGTGCTAATTGCAGGAAAGtcaacaattattattaa
- the LOC107475439 gene encoding aspartate aminotransferase, mitochondrial, whose product MIMVVMWRYFNGRTARRFVSTCSGHGWWDKVRVAPKNPIVTVNESFLADPFPHKINLVTGTYRDDDGKPFTPQCVGDAEAKINRYTLEETNSSEVSSKFVMESVKLAYGNDSFVVREGLYAGVPALSGTGACRLFAEFQRNFYPDSLIHLPDPTWPNHHNIWRQARIPVKTFHYYDPDTKGLDFDALINDIKNAPDSSFFLLHPCAHNPTGVDPTEEQWREISYQFKVKNHFPFFDMAYQGISSGDLDKDAAVLRIFIEDGHLVGCAQSFAKNMGLFGHKVGCLSILTRDIKQAAAVKSQLQHIAHSMYSSPPIHGILLVTMILSDPNMKEQWKKEMKTMANRIRAMRTTLCRNLEDLDSSFNWEHITNQVGMFCFSGLAPDQVRHLEKLFHIYMSPDGRISMGGVTPSNVNYLANAIHQVTRISEAASVCM is encoded by the exons ATGATCATGGTGGTGATGTGGAGGTACTTCAATGGCAGAACAGCGAGAAGGTTTGTATCCACTTGTAGTGGCCATGGTTGGTGGGACAAAGTGAGAGTTGCACCAAAGAACCCCATTGTCACTGTGAATGAGTCTTTTCTTGCTGACCCTTTTCCCCACAAGATCAATCTTGTAACG GGTACTTATAGGGATGATGATGGAAAACCCTTTACTCCTCAATGTGTTGGCGATGCAGAAGCAAAGATTAACAGATATACATTAGA GGAAACAAACTCTTCTGAGGTTAGTTCAAAGTTTGTTATGGAGAGTGTAAAGTTGGCATATGGGAATGATTCGTTTGTTGTAAGAGAAGGGTTGTATGCCGGAGTTCCAGCTTTGTCCGGAACCGGCGCGTGTCGGCTTTTTGCCGAATTCCAAAGGAATTTCTATCCTGATTCTCTAATTCATCTTCCAGATCCTACCTGGCCAAA TCACCACAACATTTGGAGACAGGCTCGGATTCCAGTCAAAACATTCCACTACTATGATCCTGATACAAAGGGTTTAGATTTTGATGCACTCATAAATGATATCaag AACGCGCCGGATTCTTCGTTCTTCTTGCTTCATCCTTGTGCTCACAATCCGACCGGTGTTGACCCCACTGAAGAACAATGGAGAGAGATTTCATACCAGTTCAAG GTCAAAAATCATTTCCCCTTCTTTGATATGGCATATCAAGGAATTTCAAGTGGTGATCTTGATAAGGATGCTGCGGTGCTTCGGATTTTCATCGAAGATGGACATTTAGTAGGCTGTGCTCAATCATTTGCAAAGAATATGGGACTATTCGGGCATAAAGTTGGTTGTTTAAG TATCTTGACGCGGGATATAAAGCAAGCAGCTGCAGTGAAAAGCCAACTACAGCACATTGCTCATTCAATGTATAGCAGCCCTCCAATCCATGGCATTTTACTTGTTACTATGATCTTGAGTGATCCAAACATGAAAGAACAATGGAAGAAAGAGATGAAG ACCATGGCTAACAGAATCCGAGCAATGCGAACTACTCTATGTCGAAATCTTGAGGACTTGGATTCATCTTTCAACTGGGAACATATAACTAATCAG GTTGGCATGTTCTGTTTTTCTGGATTAGCCCCTGATCAGGTTAGACATTTGGAGAAGCTATTCCATATATATATGAGTCCAGATGGACGAATAAG CATGGGAGGTGTGACACCAAGCAATGTAAACTATTTGGCAAATGCAATTCATCAGGTTACAAGAATCAGTGAAGCAGCCTCTGTTTGCATGTAA
- the LOC107475688 gene encoding uncharacterized protein LOC107475688, which translates to MLNAKVDQISQKSSSNSVLQIKQDDKFFCRLLSKETSMANPSFRFSSSSVNVPFVWESQPGTPKYKLFSQETLPPLTPPPSYHNNNNNNVNNNALKRVKKNNSRSSSNIFMALFTKMSLKKIITPSPSPSPSCSLSSRWTTSDSSKVVPVAKIGKRRFLSYGSSSFDFRGANDEEDGGGSSSPPPSSSALCFAISRAMSSNSGFQSSYKRKAQ; encoded by the coding sequence atgttaaaTGCAAAAGTTGATCAGATTTCTCAGAAGAGTAGTAGTAATAGTGTTCTTCAGATTAAGCAAGATGATAAATTCTTCTGCAGGCTTCTGTCAAAGGAAACTTCAATGGCAAACCCATCTTTCagattctcttcttcttctgttaATGTCCCATTTGTTTGGGAATCTCAACCTGGCACACCAAAGTACAAATTATTCTCTCAAGAAACTCTTCCTCCTTTAACTCCACCACCCTCTtatcacaacaacaacaacaataatgttaATAATAATGCATTGAAGAGGGTCAAGAAGAATAATTCAAGATCAAGTAGCAACATTTTCATGGCAttgtttacaaagatgagtctCAAGAAGATTATTACGCCTTCGCCTTCGCCTTCACCGTCATGTTCTTTGTCTTCGAGGTGGACAACCTCGGATTCGTCCAAGGTTGTCCCCGTGGCGAAGATCGGAAAGAGGAGATTCTTGAGTTATGGTTCTTCGTCTTTCGACTTTAGAGGAGCGAATGATGAAGAAGATGGTGGCGGTTCGTCATCGCCACCACCTTCTTCGTCAGCATTGTGCTTTGCAATTTCACGTGCCATGAGCTCTAACAGTGGTTTCCAAAGTTCTTACAAGAGAAAAGCACAATAG